GAACGCGCCAAGCGCCTGGTCGAGCACAAGAAGGACGTGGTGATCCTGCTCGACTCGATCACCCGCCTGGCCCGCGCCTACAACAACGTGGTGCCGAGCTCGGGCAAGGTGCTGACCGGTGGCGTGGACGCCAACGCCCTGCACCGCCCGAAGCGCTTCTTCGGCGCCGCGCGCAACGTGGAAGAAGGCGGCAGCCTGACCATCATCGCCACCGCGCTGGTCGACACCGGCTCGAAGATGGACGAGGTGATCTACGAAGAGTTCAAGGGCACCGGCAACAGCGAAGTGCACCTGAGCCGTCGCATCGCTGAAAAGCGTGTGTTCCCGGCCATCGACATCAACCGTTCCGGCACCCGCCGCGAAGACCTGCTGATCGAACCGGAGCTGCTGCAGAAGATCTGGATCCTGCGCAAGCTGCTGCATCCGATGGATGAAATGGCCGCGATGGAATTCCTGCTGGACAAGATGAAGAACACCAAGTCCAACGACGAGTTCTTCGGTTCGATGAAGCGCTGAACCCAACGCTGCGCTTGAAGAAGCCTGCCGCCGCGTGCGGCAGGTTTTTTTTTGCCTGCAGGGTGACCCACTTCATTTCACCGCCGCCCGGTTTTGGCGATAATCCGCCCGATGCCCTGTTCGGCCCCGAGGGCCTGGCCACCGATTCCCGCTGTCGCCCCTTCCGGAGTACCGGTCGGGTCCAGCCTCCTGCCGGATCCGTCGACGCATGCGAACGCTGTCTCCCCGCCTCAACCTGGGCAAGCTGATCCTCGCCCTGGCCCTGCTCAGTGCCATCATCGCGCTGGCCAACACCCTGCTGGCCAGCTACCGGGTACAGCGCGACCAGCTGGTTGGAAACACCCTTGAAGCGAACCGCGTCTATGCCACCAAGCTGGCCGAGACCACCCAGAACTTCCTGCTGGCCGCCCAGCAGGAACTGGCCTACGCCGCCACCCGGCTCGGCCAGGGCAACCTCGATCCGGCGCAGGCACAGGACGAGGCCAGCCGCCTGCAGCTGCAGACCAACAGCTTCAATTCCTCGCTGGTGGTGGATGCCGATGGCCTGGTCATCGCCACCTCGCCGCAGACCCTGCAGCTGCAGGGCGAGGTGCTGCACAGCGTGGGCAACAACGCCGCGCTCGCCGCGCGCCAGCCGATGATCAGCGACCCGTACCAGTCGGCCACCGGCAAGCTGCTGGTGTCGCTGTCGCACCCGATCTTCGACCGCCAGGGTCGCTATCGCGGCTATGTAAGCGGCACCCTGTACCTGCGCCAGCGCAGCGCGCTGCACACGCTGCTGGGCAAGCACTATTACCGCGACGGCTCTTACCTGTACGTGGTCGACCGTCATGGCCGGCTGCTGTACCACGCCGATGGCAAGCGGGTGGGCGACTACGTGGTCGGCAATCCTGCAGTGAAGGCCGTGGTGCGTGGTGAGCGCGGCGCGCAGCAGGTGCGCAACAACCTGGGCGTATCGATGCTGGCCGGCTATGCACCGGTGGCGGCCACCGGCTGGGGCATCATCGCCCAGCGGCCGACCGAGGCCACGCTGCAGCCGCTTTCGAGGCTGATGACCGCCGTGATCTGGAACGCGATCCCGCTGGGCCTGCTGTCGCTGCTGATCACCTGGTGGTTCGCCCGTCGCATCTCGATGCCGCTGTGGCAGCTCGCACGCAACGTGCAGGGCGGCGAGGATACCGGCAACGCGATCAGCCACGTCAGCGGCATCCGCGCGTGGTATTTCGAGGTGGCCCAGCTCAAGCAGGCGGTGCTGCACAGCTTCAATGCGCTGCAGGACCGCATCGGCACGCTCAACCGCGCCAGCCGCACCGACCCGCTGACCGGCCTGCTCAACCGCCGCGGCCTGCAGCAGGCGCTGGACGCCCTGCAGGTGCAGGGCATCCCGTTCGCGATCCTGGCGCTGGACATCGACCGCTTCAAGTCGATCAACGACAACCACGGCCATGATGTCGGCGACACCGCCATCGTCCATATCGCCGACCAGATGCGCCGCTACTCCCGCGACAGCGACATCCTCTGCCGCGCCGGTGGCGAGGAATTCCTGCTGCTGTTGCCGGGCATCAGCGCCGAGTCGGCGCGACAGGCCGGTGAGCGCCTGCGCCAGCGCATTGCCGACCATCCGTTTGAACCGGTCGGCACCATCACCGTCTCGCTGGGCGTGGCCCATTTCCCAAGCTTCCACACCGACGCCGAGCAGGCGCTGCGGCTGGCCGACAAGGCGCTGTACATGGCCAAGGAGCAGGGCCGCAACCGGGTGGTGGTCTACCCCTACGCCGATTGACGCAGAGCCGGGCTGCCCGGCCCTGCAATGATCGTCAACCCTGCTCCAGCGGCGTCAGCAGGCGCAGCCCGCGCTTGGCACCGTCCACCATGTAGACGCCGCCCTCGGGCAGCAGATCGCTGCCGGCCTGTTCGATCGCGTCCGCCTTGCGCCACGGTACGGTCTGTCGCGGGCCCGGAATGAAGGCACGCCAGCGGCCATAGCGCTCCAGCCCTGCGTTGCGGTCGTCGCCCAGGGCGAAATTCACGGGAACGCGCACCGTCCAGCTGTCGCGGGTGCTGTCCTCGCCGGTGGTCGGCGGATTGAAGGTCCAGCCGCGGGCGCTGCTGATACTGGCCTTGGCCAGGATGTCGCGCATCTTGGCCATGGTCCGTTCCGGGCCGACCACGGTCATGTTCACCTGCTCGGCGATCACATCGGCCACCGTACCGTCACGCGCCACCTTGAGCGCCAGCAGCACCTCGCCCTGCCCGCCGTTGCGATACGCGTCTTCGGGATAGCGCGGCGGGGTCATGCGCTTGCGGGTCACCGAG
This genomic interval from Stenotrophomonas sp. 57 contains the following:
- a CDS encoding energy transducer TonB, which encodes MMRSPLFLALALAVGAGAPLLAGDASAQTTRAVRATAEMSMVLSGSIDVTPEGVVSALVLDQKSTLTPSIASFVEGTIGGWRFEPTLRDGKAVATRSPMRVRLRGKSMADGGYEVSMTSVDFSEYDPKATDSVTRKRMTPPRYPEDAYRNGGQGEVLLALKVARDGTVADVIAEQVNMTVVGPERTMAKMRDILAKASISSARGWTFNPPTTGEDSTRDSWTVRVPVNFALGDDRNAGLERYGRWRAFIPGPRQTVPWRKADAIEQAGSDLLPEGGVYMVDGAKRGLRLLTPLEQG
- a CDS encoding sensor domain-containing diguanylate cyclase codes for the protein MRTLSPRLNLGKLILALALLSAIIALANTLLASYRVQRDQLVGNTLEANRVYATKLAETTQNFLLAAQQELAYAATRLGQGNLDPAQAQDEASRLQLQTNSFNSSLVVDADGLVIATSPQTLQLQGEVLHSVGNNAALAARQPMISDPYQSATGKLLVSLSHPIFDRQGRYRGYVSGTLYLRQRSALHTLLGKHYYRDGSYLYVVDRHGRLLYHADGKRVGDYVVGNPAVKAVVRGERGAQQVRNNLGVSMLAGYAPVAATGWGIIAQRPTEATLQPLSRLMTAVIWNAIPLGLLSLLITWWFARRISMPLWQLARNVQGGEDTGNAISHVSGIRAWYFEVAQLKQAVLHSFNALQDRIGTLNRASRTDPLTGLLNRRGLQQALDALQVQGIPFAILALDIDRFKSINDNHGHDVGDTAIVHIADQMRRYSRDSDILCRAGGEEFLLLLPGISAESARQAGERLRQRIADHPFEPVGTITVSLGVAHFPSFHTDAEQALRLADKALYMAKEQGRNRVVVYPYAD